From a region of the Latilactobacillus sakei genome:
- a CDS encoding gfo/Idh/MocA family oxidoreductase, whose protein sequence is MLKIGVIGLGNIAQKAYLPVMAQWQDQVNWVLCSRQPTKLAQLQAQYHFSDGCLSFEALLAKSLDAVFIHTPTNTHYTLVKQALSHGLHVFVDKPLSENPLEVAELYKLAAQQGLLLTVGFNRRFVPQLEKLKSIPNKQLINVTKTRVDTRQPAAFAIYDLMIHTIDTALYLANDVGLSYNVQTYCKQDANQQLQVAQLTVETASQLITATLNMQGGTNQEIASLQSPHGLFTVDNLTQYTAKTATDNRQQQPADWEPTLVTRGFDPMIKAFITALQTNGENPVSPASSLLTHQLCHTMCRQAQRR, encoded by the coding sequence ATGTTAAAAATTGGGGTTATCGGTTTAGGCAACATCGCGCAAAAAGCATATTTACCAGTAATGGCACAATGGCAAGATCAAGTTAACTGGGTTTTATGTTCTCGTCAGCCTACTAAGCTCGCACAATTACAGGCCCAATATCACTTTAGCGATGGTTGCCTTTCTTTTGAAGCCCTCTTGGCAAAATCATTGGATGCCGTTTTTATCCATACACCTACTAATACCCATTATACACTTGTTAAGCAAGCACTCTCACATGGATTACACGTTTTTGTTGATAAACCGCTCAGCGAGAACCCACTGGAAGTCGCTGAACTCTATAAATTAGCCGCACAACAAGGGCTATTATTAACGGTCGGCTTTAACCGCCGCTTTGTGCCGCAATTAGAAAAATTAAAAAGCATCCCTAATAAGCAACTGATCAACGTTACGAAAACACGCGTTGATACACGGCAACCAGCCGCTTTTGCGATTTACGATTTAATGATTCATACTATTGATACAGCCCTTTATTTAGCCAATGACGTTGGTTTGAGCTATAACGTGCAAACGTATTGTAAACAGGATGCCAACCAACAATTACAAGTCGCCCAATTGACCGTTGAAACGGCCAGCCAACTCATCACTGCGACGTTAAATATGCAAGGTGGCACTAACCAAGAAATCGCTAGTCTTCAAAGTCCGCACGGCTTGTTCACCGTGGATAACCTGACACAATATACCGCCAAGACGGCAACCGATAACCGGCAACAACAACCCGCAGACTGGGAACCAACATTAGTTACTCGTGGCTTTGACCCAATGATCAAGGCCTTTATTACAGCCTTACAAACAAATGGTGAAAACCCCGTCTCACCTGCCAGTAGCTTATTAACACATCAGTTATGTCATACGATGTGCAGACAAGCACAACGTCGTTAA
- a CDS encoding GntR family transcriptional regulator, producing the protein MESPVYIQIHNQLKKDIEAGKWSIGDRIPSERELALNFEVSRMTLRQAVQTLVDEGILERRIGAGTYVANRKVQEKMSGVTSFTDLMTAQGKTPSSKTISFHIANPSLSEAEKLQLKDGEQVLRMERIRYADNVPICFEVATVPQSLVADFSKAEITSSFYKTLEEKGGYQMGGAQQTVSAQLASERIAEYLDIKRNGSILRLRQVSFLNDGTPFEYVRTQYVGERFEFYLER; encoded by the coding sequence ATGGAATCACCTGTTTATATTCAAATTCATAATCAACTTAAAAAAGATATTGAAGCCGGCAAGTGGTCGATTGGGGATCGGATCCCTTCAGAACGTGAACTCGCATTAAACTTTGAAGTCTCGCGGATGACGCTTAGACAAGCCGTCCAGACGTTGGTTGATGAAGGCATTTTGGAACGCCGAATTGGTGCTGGGACTTACGTCGCTAACCGAAAAGTCCAAGAAAAAATGTCCGGGGTAACCAGTTTTACAGATTTAATGACGGCCCAAGGTAAAACGCCATCTAGCAAGACGATTTCTTTTCACATTGCTAATCCATCTCTAAGTGAGGCTGAAAAGCTCCAACTAAAAGACGGTGAACAAGTGCTACGGATGGAACGGATTCGTTACGCGGATAATGTCCCCATTTGTTTTGAAGTGGCCACAGTGCCACAATCATTAGTCGCTGATTTCAGTAAAGCTGAAATCACTAGTTCTTTTTATAAGACGCTGGAAGAAAAAGGCGGCTACCAAATGGGCGGCGCGCAACAAACCGTTTCGGCGCAACTCGCCTCAGAACGAATTGCCGAATACTTGGACATCAAGCGCAACGGCTCAATCTTACGCTTGCGCCAAGTATCCTTCTTAAACGACGGCACCCCATTTGAATACGTCCGCACACAATATGTCGGCGAACGATTTGAATTTTATTTGGAAAGATAA
- a CDS encoding peptide ABC transporter permease, with the protein MEEKHEKTFFGQPHGLSTLFFTEMWERFSYYGMRAILLFYMYFALDKGGLGFDKATAMSVMAIYGSMVYLASVVGGWLSDRIWGSFKTVFIGGFFIMLGHIVLAVPMGATALFISIGLIVVGTGLLKPNVSEMVGGLYSENDRRRDAGFSMFVFGINLGSFVAPWIVGTIGQQVNFHLGFSLAAIGMFFGLIQYYRGRSQFSKENAKPNDPIAADELRGIIIKVIIGLVVIALGITALQLTNNLNIDNIVLIISIVAIALPIIYFYNMLSSKKITKKERSRVLAYIPLFIAAAVFWGIEESGSVVLALFAEDRTILHIGGWHLAASNFQSLNPLFIMLLTPLFVWLWSTWKKQPSAPGKFAVGLIFAGLSYMFMALPGLLHGTTGRVSPFWLIGSWLIVEIAEMLISPIGLSITTKLAPKAFRSQMMSMWFLADAAGQAVNAQLVRLYSPQTEIKYFLGIGIVSAIFGIVLIFFVKPIHKLMEGVD; encoded by the coding sequence ATGGAAGAAAAACATGAAAAGACATTCTTTGGTCAACCGCACGGCCTATCGACGTTATTCTTCACAGAAATGTGGGAACGATTTAGTTATTACGGGATGCGTGCAATTTTACTATTCTATATGTATTTTGCTTTAGATAAAGGTGGTCTTGGCTTTGACAAGGCAACCGCAATGTCAGTGATGGCGATCTATGGTTCGATGGTTTACCTAGCCAGTGTTGTTGGCGGTTGGTTGAGTGATCGAATCTGGGGTAGCTTTAAGACCGTCTTCATCGGTGGGTTCTTCATCATGTTGGGCCATATCGTACTAGCGGTACCGATGGGCGCAACGGCTTTATTTATTTCAATTGGTTTGATTGTTGTCGGAACGGGGCTATTGAAACCCAATGTTTCCGAAATGGTTGGTGGCTTGTACAGTGAGAATGACCGTCGACGTGATGCTGGTTTCAGTATGTTTGTTTTCGGGATTAACTTGGGGTCATTCGTAGCACCATGGATTGTTGGTACAATCGGCCAACAAGTTAATTTCCATTTAGGGTTCTCATTAGCAGCAATCGGGATGTTCTTTGGTCTTATTCAATATTACCGAGGACGTTCACAATTTAGCAAAGAAAATGCCAAACCAAACGATCCAATTGCAGCGGACGAATTAAGAGGGATTATCATTAAAGTGATTATCGGCTTAGTCGTTATTGCACTTGGGATTACTGCTTTACAACTAACAAATAACTTAAATATTGATAATATTGTTTTAATTATCTCAATTGTGGCAATTGCACTTCCAATTATTTACTTCTACAACATGCTTTCAAGCAAAAAAATTACTAAAAAAGAACGTTCACGCGTTTTAGCTTATATTCCGCTCTTCATCGCTGCTGCTGTTTTCTGGGGTATTGAAGAATCAGGTTCAGTGGTCTTAGCATTATTTGCTGAAGATCGAACAATCTTGCATATTGGGGGTTGGCACTTAGCTGCTTCTAACTTCCAATCATTAAATCCATTGTTCATCATGCTTTTAACACCATTATTCGTTTGGTTATGGAGTACATGGAAGAAACAACCTTCAGCACCCGGTAAGTTCGCGGTTGGTTTAATCTTCGCTGGATTATCATACATGTTTATGGCCCTTCCTGGATTATTACACGGTACGACAGGGCGTGTTAGTCCTTTCTGGTTAATCGGTTCATGGTTAATTGTTGAAATTGCTGAAATGTTAATCTCACCAATCGGCCTTTCGATTACAACCAAATTAGCACCAAAAGCGTTCAGATCACAAATGATGAGTATGTGGTTCTTAGCTGATGCTGCTGGCCAAGCGGTCAACGCACAGTTAGTTCGTTTATACTCACCACAAACTGAAATTAAATATTTCTTAGGCATCGGGATCGTTAGTGCGATCTTCGGGATCGTCTTAATTTTCTTCGTGAAACCAATTCACAAGTTAATGGAAGGCGTTGACTAA
- a CDS encoding XRE family transcriptional regulator: MDKKYNIGTHIRDRRKFLGMSQEKLAELSKLSVNYISRLELAKDTNLSINALIAISTALDVNVSELLLTDAQKSTELPYYLKKLIDELLTFDADEANEISELLLSLVRRMK, encoded by the coding sequence ATGGATAAAAAATACAATATTGGTACTCATATTCGAGATAGACGTAAATTTTTAGGAATGTCTCAAGAAAAATTGGCCGAGCTCAGTAAACTATCGGTCAACTATATCTCGCGCCTTGAATTAGCTAAGGACACGAACCTAAGCATCAATGCATTAATTGCGATTTCAACAGCACTAGACGTCAATGTTTCAGAGCTGTTACTAACTGACGCCCAAAAATCGACTGAGTTGCCCTATTATCTAAAAAAACTTATCGACGAATTACTAACATTTGATGCTGATGAGGCAAACGAAATCAGTGAATTACTATTATCACTTGTTAGACGAATGAAATAA
- a CDS encoding NUDIX hydrolase yields MAQLKLVTLKKLLADRWLNYYEATYQNSKQEEINYHFVSREANLTTDNLKHPVTASAVTMFCLNRDHSQVLLLRQFRLPLNDYVYGNSAGLIEPGETVEQAIERELVEETGYQGVHIDQIFNPSYSTPGITDGAITLAICTIDQIPSQNTALESAEELTSIWVDKKQAAEILASGKISGRTQLLLWQWVNNRLN; encoded by the coding sequence ATGGCGCAACTCAAATTAGTGACACTTAAGAAATTATTAGCGGATCGGTGGCTGAATTATTATGAAGCAACTTATCAAAATTCCAAACAAGAAGAGATTAATTATCATTTTGTCAGTCGTGAAGCCAATCTAACAACTGACAACCTTAAGCATCCTGTGACGGCTTCTGCGGTCACCATGTTTTGCCTTAATCGTGATCATAGTCAAGTCTTATTACTACGTCAATTCAGGCTCCCTCTCAACGACTATGTCTATGGTAATTCAGCTGGTTTAATTGAACCTGGTGAAACAGTCGAACAAGCCATTGAACGTGAACTCGTCGAAGAAACAGGCTATCAAGGTGTTCATATTGATCAAATCTTTAATCCTAGCTATTCTACGCCGGGCATTACAGATGGCGCCATCACTTTAGCCATCTGTACAATTGATCAAATCCCTTCTCAAAATACGGCTTTAGAATCCGCTGAAGAATTGACTAGCATTTGGGTTGATAAAAAACAAGCTGCTGAAATATTAGCAAGCGGTAAGATATCAGGCCGAACACAACTGCTATTATGGCAATGGGTTAATAATCGCTTAAACTAA
- the nagA gene encoding N-acetylglucosamine-6-phosphate deacetylase, which translates to MTIKVLKHAVIYTGDDVIEDGYIRFDKQILAVGPMFDYKAQAGEEIQDMKGQTIIPGFIDVHCHGGYGFDAMDGDANQIDEMATKMMQNEGVTTLFATTMTQSNENIANAMRGVKDAAEKNPLIQGVHLEGPFIAPIFKGAQPEQFIKDPDVDLLDEWNKLSGNRVRLITYAPEDPGSKAFEDYCLAHNIVPSVGHSNATREQMIESKATHVTHLYNAQREFKHREPGVTGHAMLEDNMYAELIADGFHIVPDMIKLAYEQKGAERIDLVTDSMRAKGIAEGESELGGQKVIVKDKQARLEDGTLAGSVLTYIDAFKNIQTFTGCDKFEAVMMSSVNQAEEFGLTQKGKLEVGRDADLNVLDQQQNLVATYSFGQGYQH; encoded by the coding sequence ATGACAATCAAAGTTTTAAAACATGCAGTAATCTATACTGGTGATGACGTTATTGAAGACGGCTATATTCGTTTTGACAAACAAATTTTAGCTGTTGGCCCAATGTTTGACTACAAAGCACAAGCTGGCGAAGAAATCCAAGATATGAAAGGTCAAACTATCATTCCTGGCTTCATCGACGTTCACTGTCATGGTGGTTACGGTTTCGATGCAATGGATGGCGATGCTAACCAAATCGACGAAATGGCAACGAAGATGATGCAAAACGAAGGTGTCACAACTTTATTTGCAACAACAATGACGCAATCAAATGAAAATATTGCCAATGCCATGCGTGGGGTTAAAGACGCTGCTGAAAAGAACCCATTAATCCAAGGTGTCCATCTAGAAGGGCCATTTATCGCCCCAATCTTTAAGGGTGCCCAACCTGAACAATTTATCAAAGATCCAGACGTTGACTTATTAGACGAATGGAACAAATTATCAGGCAATCGCGTTCGTTTAATTACTTACGCACCAGAAGATCCTGGTTCAAAAGCCTTCGAAGACTACTGTTTAGCACACAACATCGTGCCTTCTGTTGGTCATAGTAATGCCACACGGGAACAAATGATTGAAAGTAAAGCAACGCACGTTACGCATTTATACAATGCGCAACGTGAATTTAAGCACCGCGAACCTGGTGTAACAGGCCATGCGATGTTAGAAGACAATATGTACGCTGAATTAATCGCAGACGGTTTCCATATCGTACCAGATATGATTAAATTAGCTTATGAACAAAAAGGCGCAGAACGCATCGATTTAGTAACTGACTCAATGCGTGCCAAAGGGATTGCTGAAGGCGAAAGTGAATTAGGCGGCCAAAAAGTAATCGTTAAAGACAAACAAGCACGTTTAGAAGACGGCACATTAGCTGGTTCTGTCTTGACTTACATCGATGCCTTCAAGAATATCCAAACCTTCACGGGCTGTGATAAATTTGAAGCCGTTATGATGTCAAGTGTTAACCAAGCTGAAGAATTCGGCCTAACACAAAAAGGTAAATTAGAAGTTGGCCGCGATGCTGATTTAAACGTCTTGGACCAACAACAAAACTTAGTGGCAACTTACAGCTTCGGCCAAGGTTACCAACATTAA
- the proC gene encoding pyrroline-5-carboxylate reductase produces MKIGFIGVGNMAQAMIKGLVKADQIATTDILVHGAHPANYEAFAAEQHITPVADNIAVVAQADIVFLAVKPYIVPLILEETGAAFKEKQPLMVSMAAGLSLAKLSQQVDADNLPILRIMPNVNVANRAGITAVVGNEQVSADQLNSVKDVLSQLGGVVEIGEKDFTTFSALAGSSPAFVYLFIDSMARAGVKHGLTKKAATEIAAQAVLGSAQNVLMSDDSPWDLIDKVSSPGGTTVAGLLAMEEAGLMSAVVKGIDATIEKDLESQK; encoded by the coding sequence ATGAAAATTGGTTTTATTGGTGTCGGTAATATGGCACAAGCAATGATTAAAGGCTTAGTTAAAGCCGATCAGATCGCAACAACGGATATTTTGGTCCACGGGGCTCATCCGGCAAATTATGAAGCATTTGCGGCTGAACAACACATTACACCAGTGGCAGATAACATCGCGGTAGTCGCACAAGCTGATATTGTCTTCTTGGCGGTTAAACCATATATTGTGCCACTTATTCTAGAAGAAACAGGCGCTGCTTTTAAAGAAAAGCAACCATTAATGGTTTCAATGGCAGCCGGTCTTTCATTGGCTAAATTAAGCCAACAAGTGGACGCGGATAACCTGCCTATTTTGCGGATTATGCCCAACGTCAACGTTGCTAACCGCGCTGGTATCACAGCCGTTGTCGGTAATGAACAAGTGAGCGCTGATCAATTGAACAGCGTGAAGGATGTCTTGTCACAATTAGGTGGCGTTGTTGAAATTGGTGAAAAAGACTTCACAACTTTCAGCGCACTTGCTGGTAGTTCACCAGCTTTTGTTTACTTATTCATCGATTCAATGGCACGGGCTGGTGTTAAACACGGTTTAACCAAGAAAGCGGCCACTGAAATCGCAGCCCAAGCTGTTTTAGGGAGCGCTCAAAACGTTCTGATGAGTGACGATTCACCATGGGACTTGATCGACAAAGTATCATCACCAGGTGGCACAACTGTTGCTGGCTTATTGGCAATGGAAGAAGCAGGTCTAATGTCAGCAGTCGTCAAAGGCATTGACGCAACAATTGAAAAAGACTTGGAAAGCCAAAAATAG